From the genome of Malus sylvestris chromosome 13, drMalSylv7.2, whole genome shotgun sequence:
AATTCCTTAGCGGTTCAGGAGAAGTTGGAACCATCAAACAGATCAACTTCACTGAAGGTAAATTGTTAAGCACATAAAAAGTCAAATTAGCTAAAATTAATGATCACAATCAAATCTCAATTGTCgaattcaaaattaaaccaaagaTTGACGATATGGCAATCAGATAAAGACGACATACTGAAAACAATATCTAATTTTTGTGTTGGTTTTGTTGGGGATGTGCAGCTAGTCCTATGAAATATGTTAAGCACAGGATTGATGCTTTGGACAAGGAGGCCCTCAGCTGCAGCTACACATTCATCGAAAGCGACGCGTCGGATCACTTGATGGACAAGCTTGAATACATAACTTATGATGTCAAGTTTGAGGGGTATGGAAGAGGAGGATGCATCTGTCATTTGACCAGCACATACAAAGCCAAAGACGATATTCAGatcaaagaagaagacattgagcTTGGCAAGGATAGAGCTATTGGGATGTATGAAGTTTTGGAAGCCTACCTCATGGCACACCCTCGCGCCTACATCT
Proteins encoded in this window:
- the LOC126595589 gene encoding major allergen Pru ar 1-like, which codes for MGITKISQKFVTQVTPQRMFNALILDSHNLCPKLMFSSIKSIEFLSGSGEVGTIKQINFTEASPMKYVKHRIDALDKEALSCSYTFIESDASDHLMDKLEYITYDVKFEGYGRGGCICHLTSTYKAKDDIQIKEEDIELGKDRAIGMYEVLEAYLMAHPRAYI